The Bemisia tabaci chromosome 8, PGI_BMITA_v3 genome has a segment encoding these proteins:
- the LOC109032616 gene encoding uncharacterized protein: protein MYTSQYPESKDCHSTKMSLTALDELILARSVSQMSVSIPTPSSINNRAAPALPSGAHLRSAGRGKVMSLYISTLLQESCGSALDDLNEDCSSEVSDSTLIDCSTTIADQEVEAVFSQSPSDDACSNITVDSQLSTCNSVFEDCLSQVSDSTIDDGSTIIVEQEIQAVFSRSPLLSPACSDITVDSQLSTSSSVFEDCLSQVSDSTIDDGSTVIVEQEIQAVFSRSPLSSPAWSDITVNSSQLSSPNHSNYNNYPCNRSSFVQNPNNYKRGNSQNSSINQNQTSHFNEQKVRGNGSYSAGRGSHKNVNGIQCEDSLCFPNRSDFPRNHGAPQQNRNTFRQEKFQHPDFNQKYKNDDVQNVNSWHYQNHLDFPRNCGQLQENQNICRYQDRKLQYPSPNQRNFPSQNLARGSGSHFAGRAFPKNVETNDFQNVNVHRFPNPSAFPRNHEAPQHNQNTVRQKKSQHPGFNQMQSHNFNYESNKANHSHSAGKYSYKNDDVQNVNSRHYQNHLDFPRNCGKLQENQNICRYQDGKLQYPSPNQRNFLSQNLARGSGSQSAGRAFPDNVELNDIQNVNVHCYPSHTAFPRNCGAPQHNQNTLRQEKSQYQNLARGMGRQSANRSFNKNKEVDDLQNVNTLRFPNHTAFPGNRGPPKQNQTSFQREKSEYSGFNQNQTRGSKSVNLGHPRKGVSSPKPKKQSIGRGKLLSQIEFTEPSFGISVSPPPSRSPDDNFQPTYGNLFRSLFFNPFEKLRAIGPVQSSLLGYDTQDN, encoded by the exons ATGTATACCAGTCAGTACCCTGAGTCTAAGGATTGTCATTCGACAAAG ATGTCACTCACTGCCCTTGATGAGCTAATCTTAGCTAGGAGCGTATCTCAAATGAGTGTCAGCATCCCAACGCCTTCAAGTATCAACAACAGAGCTGCACCAGCTCTGCCGTCTGGTGCACATCTTCGAAGTGCTGGTAGGGGCAAGGTCATGTCTTTATACATCTCTACCCTCCTCCAGGAAAGCTGTGGCAGTGCGCTCGATGATTTGAATGAGGACTGTTCTTCAGAGGTGAGCGATTCAACACTTATTGATTGCAGCACCACTATAGCAGATCAGGAGGTAGAAGCAGTTTTTAGTCAGAGTCCATCAGACGATGCCTGCAGTAATATTACTGTCGATAGCCAATTAAGTACATGTAACTCCGTCTTTGAAGACTGCCTCTCCCAGGTTAGCGATTCAACCATTGATGATGGTAGCACTATCATCGTTGAACAGGAGATACAAGCTGTTTTTAGTAGGAGTCCTTTGCTAAGCCCCGCCTGCAGTGATATTACTGTCGATAGCCAATTAAGTACAAGTAGCTCAGTCTTCGAAGACTGCCTCTCTCAGGTtagcgattcaacaatcgatgaTGGTAGCACTGTCATCGTTGAACAAGAGATACAAGCTGTTTTTAGTAGAAGTCCTCTATCAAGCCCCGCCTGGAGTGATATTACTGTTAACTCTAGCCAATTAAGTTCGCCTAATCACTCTAATTATAACAATTATCCTTGCAACCGCAGCTCTTTCGTGCAAAATCCGAACAATTATAAAAgaggaaattctcaaaattctagCATTAATCAGAACCAAACCAGTCACTTTAATGAACAGAAGGTTAGAGGAAATGGTAGTTATTCTGCTGGTAGAGGTTCTCACAAAAATGTGAATGGCATTCAATGTGAAGACTCGCTCTGTTTCCCAAATCGTTCAGATTTCCCTAGAAATCATGGAGCACCCCAACAAAATCGAAACACCTTCCgacaggaaaagtttcaacatCCTGATTTCAATCAAAAGTACAAGAATGATGATGTTCAAAATGTAAACTCGTGGCATTATCAGAATCATTTAGATTTCCCTAGGAACTGTGGACAACtccaagaaaatcaaaatatttgtaggTACCAGGATAGAAAATTGCAATATCCCAGTCCAAACCAGAGGAACTTCCCCAGTCAAAATTTAGCGAGAGGTAGTGGTAGTCATTTTGCTGGCAGGGCTTTTCCCAAGAATGTAGAGACAAATGACTTTCAAAATGTGAATGTACACCGTTTTCCAAATCCCTCAGCTTTTCCTAGAAATCATGAAGCACCCCAACATAATCAAAACACTGTTCGACAGAAAAAATCTCAACATCCTGGTTTCAATCAAATGCAGTCCCATAACTTTAATTATGAGAGTAACAAAGCCAATCATAGTCATTCTGCTGGCAAATATTCATACAAGAATGATGATGTTCAAAATGTAAACTCAAGGCATTATCAGAATCATTTAGATTTCCCTAGGAACTGTGGAAAACTCcaggaaaatcaaaatatttgcagGTACCAAgatggaaaattgcaatatcCCAGTCCAAACCAGAGGAACTTCCTCAGTCAAAATTTAGCAAGAGGTAGTGGCAGTCAATCTGCTGGCAGAGCTTTTCCCGATAATGTAGAGTTAAATGACATTCAAAATGTGAATGTACACTGTTATCCTAGTCACACAGCTTTTCCTAGAAATTGTGGAGCACCCCAACATAATCAAAACACCCTTCGTCaggaaaaatctcaatatcAAAATTTAGCAAGAGGTATGGGCAGGCAATCTGCTAACAGAAGtttcaataaaaacaaagaGGTAGATGACCTTCAAAATGTAAATACGCTCCGTTTTCCAAATCACACAGCTTTTCCTGGCAATCGTGGACCACCCAAACAAAATCAAACAAGTTTTCAGCGGGAAAAATCTGAATATTCTGGTTTCAATCAAAACCAGACCAGAGGAAGCAAGTCAGTCAATTTGGGACATCCAAGAAAAGGGGTAAGCTCTCCGAAGCCCAAAAAACAGTCAATTGGTAGAGGAAAACTGTTAAGTCAGATAGAATTTACGGAGCCATCATTTGGCATCTCAGTAAGCCCGCCGCCCTCTAGGAGCCCTGATGACAATTTTCAGCCAACTTATGGGAATTTGTTCCGTTCGCTATTTTTCAATCCCTTTGAAAAACTAAGAGCCATCGGGCCAGTGCAAAGTTCCCTTCTCGGTTACGACACACAGGACAATTAA